From the genome of Acidobacteriota bacterium, one region includes:
- the leuD gene encoding 3-isopropylmalate dehydratase small subunit, protein MTPFTKLTGIVAPLDLVNVDTDQIIPKQFLKAITREGFGRFLFNDWRYIEGEKPNPDFVLNQPRYQGASILLARTNFGCGSSREHAPWAVLDYGFRAIIAPSYADIFYINCFKNGILPITLPDAQVDELFRRTEQNPGYKLTVDLESQTIAEVAPVPGGGLKLSFEVDPFRRECLLNGWDDIGLTMRFENRIADFEKARQPNATQYGSLETASGQ, encoded by the coding sequence ATGACACCCTTTACAAAGCTGACCGGGATCGTAGCCCCGCTTGATCTCGTGAACGTGGACACGGACCAGATTATTCCCAAGCAGTTTCTGAAGGCCATCACACGGGAAGGATTCGGCCGGTTTCTGTTCAACGACTGGCGCTACATCGAGGGCGAAAAACCAAATCCCGACTTTGTACTGAACCAACCTCGCTACCAGGGAGCTTCAATTCTGCTGGCGCGCACCAATTTTGGCTGCGGCTCCAGCCGTGAGCATGCTCCGTGGGCTGTGCTCGATTATGGCTTCCGCGCCATCATCGCACCCAGCTATGCCGACATTTTCTATATCAATTGTTTCAAGAACGGAATCCTGCCCATCACTCTTCCCGACGCCCAGGTCGATGAGCTCTTCCGGCGGACTGAACAGAATCCGGGGTATAAGCTTACCGTGGACCTGGAGAGCCAGACGATCGCCGAAGTAGCACCAGTTCCGGGCGGCGGACTGAAGCTCTCTTTTGAGGTCGATCCTTTCCGTCGGGAATGCTTGTTAAATGGTTGGGATGATATCGGCCTGACGATGCGCTTTGAAAACCGGATCGCCGACTTCGAGAAAGCGCGCCAGCCGAACGCCACCCAGTACGGCTCACTCGAAACAGCATCCGGCCAATAA